One genomic window of Oryctolagus cuniculus chromosome 11, mOryCun1.1, whole genome shotgun sequence includes the following:
- the LOC138844488 gene encoding LOW QUALITY PROTEIN: uncharacterized protein (The sequence of the model RefSeq protein was modified relative to this genomic sequence to represent the inferred CDS: inserted 2 bases in 1 codon; deleted 1 base in 1 codon), producing MSWTIQTMEFFGYSLPTGYVFFLMLGTILYFSLKIIRYGLNAVFLSLSPYSPPPRSFSSKRGKRGGRKFHAFVRAVVETSPWFLQQWRQVGRQLRAAGESIEVLKLWQLIDQALQDPTEGIELLLNEGSELQEELWQGSQASSYSGPHKKTRCIWTTTKNWNVGPCTPGPKQLVGATVPTIQKPNIYCSELRATGYSVLTPQMGAQAIEVRAETISAEHKGLGIIIGKATNASRGLMVITGVIQLPFDKLKVLLQSTKGIVQIKPEEPVAQMLIMTGAQDVRGSQGEKFAALSLSLADRPLWTLTIRGKSIQGLLDTGADVSIISENDWLKSWPLQPGDNTLVGLGAAMTPSRSAQVLHWQDQEGNKGNVQPYVSALPITLWGRDILEQMGLTLTNEDQLESSPGRRIMYKKGYQXRGLGSREGRRDLAQPKGDFKRQDTGFSWGPLRCSRCHCHGWTTSQSGYHSGPLPRKSWLR from the exons ATGTCATGGACcatacagacaatggagttctttggctactcctTGCCCACTGGCTACGTCTTCTTCCTCatgctgggcaccatcctctatttctccctaaagatcatccgtTATGGGCTGAATgcggtttttctctctctctctccctactccccacctcctcgcagcttttcttctaagcgagggaaacgaggggggaggaaattTCACGCATTCGTAAGAGCAgtcgtagagacgtccccctggtttctacagcagtggaggcaggtgggacggcaATTGCGCGCAgctggggaatcgatagaagtgctgaagctgtggcaactcatTGATCAGGCGCTTcaggaccccacggaagggatcgagttgttgcttaatgaggggagtgaattgcaggaagaattatggcagggcagccaggcgagcagctATT ccgggccccataaaaAGACCAGGTGTATAtggacaacaacaaaaaattggaatgtgggcccctgcaccccggggccaaaacaattggtgggtgccacggtcccaacaatacaaaaaccaaatatttactgctcagagttacgagccactgggtattcggtactaacacctcaaatgggagcacaagccatagaggtgagggcagaaacaatttcggctgagcataagggacttggaataatcataggaaaagCAACAAATGCTTcaagaggcctaatggtcattaccGGAGTTATCCAATTACCCTTTGATAAGTTAAAGGTGCTGCTACAATCCACAAAGGGCATTGTT CAAATtaagccagaagaacctgtggctcagaTGCTGATTATGACTGGAGCGCAGGATGTTCGTGGatcccaaggggagaaatttgcagccttgtccctgtctttagcagatcgacctctgtggaccttaaccattagaggaaagtcgattcagggcctgctagatacaggtgcagatgtaagtataatttcggagAATGATTGGctgaagtcatggccccttcagccaggagataatactttagtaggcctaggtgcggccatgacaccatcaaggagtgctcaggtgcttcattggcaggatcaagaagggaacaagggaaatgtgcaaccttatgttagtgcactccccatcacattatggggaagagacattttagaacaaatgGGACTGACATTAACCAATGAAGACCAGTTGGAGAGTTCtccaggacggcgtattatgtataaaaagggatatca gagaggattaggctccagagaaggcagaagggacctagcccagcccaaaggcgactttaaaagacaggacacgggtttttcgtgggggccactgagatgcagccgctgccattgtcatggctggacaacaagccaaagtggataccacagtggccccttacccaggaaaagttggctgcggtaa